The genomic segment CCCCTATTCCGCAGTATCCAACACATTTAATCAGAGTTATCGCATAGTCTCATATATTAAGTGGAGGAATTATCAAACCGTTATTAAACGCACAGCCGCCATGAAAGCGTTCCCGTGTGTTGGTGGAATCATCTGCATCGCGCTTGCGAGCGGGATTTTCAGTCCCGCTGTAGGGTTTGGTGAGTacttcgtaaaaaaaaaaaattattggagGCATGCTGTTTTGaaatcaattattattttttggtaaaTGGACATTTTGATAAATTCTGAATGTCTTTTAACTTGTGCTTGAGTCAACTCACTCGACGCTGATAGTGATATGAATTCGCATAAGTGCAGCATACATTCGCatctttttataaatattatgttattcctgaattttatattaaaaaatgcCGTATCAAACCAATTGTGAGAAGACCTACTGGGAGTCTGCTTTTCAATCAAATTGTACCACGCTGCAAGCTTCTATTTGCtaattatttgaaataagtcattttaaaataaataagactTAAGTATAACATAAATTAAACAATCTGGTCATGGTTTTCTGAATAAATCtaagttttatgaataaatggtATTTTAATTCATATTTATAACTGCGATTTCTTATTTTCAGACAAAAGTGACGGACCTTTAAACAGCACCAGTAAATTGTACCAAACTGGCGTCGACTCGGGAATAATAAATCCCGAAAAATATTCATTTCAGTCATTTCTGAAAGATGAACAGAATATCTTTAGAGACTTGTTCGGGGAATACATTGCAATGAATGATACTGAGCCGATTAATTACGAAGAGTGGCTCGTTTTAAATAACTTTGGAATTCTGCCCGATACACAGGAGTCTTTGTTCGCGAGGAAAATAACGAAGCGCAGTACGGCGGACAACAAGAGACGGTTCGTCAATACCGTTCGGAAGGGGGACATATTGATTACTGGTCGGGGCATCGGCGGTCTGATCGGGCACGCTGCGATCATGACTACAGATACCTGGGTCTTGGAAATGCCAGGCGGCAGAGGCTGGCAGAACGGAATCAAAGACAATAATAGACAAATTACGAAACATaacgatacctttgggttcaattggcgtaaaggacaaaatgcaggttttcaggagaagcaaaaaacaactttttttttagaaaaatgtttatatcttttttgttttttgacctatatttatgacgtatatagaaaaatatgtagatttttagtatccttaacctagtgtagcaaccgtagtgataatctaaacggtttagaagttagatggttgtaaaggacacgtcaaaatgctatgaacgtcctttacacccacgatttttttgaacaattagagttgatagggtcgtaaatgacggtcttagatgatttttatacaaattcggggcgtaaatgtaaccggaatggtacaaatggcaactgtttttagcttagtttacaattgagaaacttaaaaaatgtatcaaaacgtagttaatatgacatagaatagccacaatagtgttacagtgtatatttatctaaatatttagcaaagacaaagaacaagactattttatatccagttttgcaataaagaaacaaaatttgcttaaaaactatctaatattttggaaagttattattttagtactcgccgctgtctcaataagttacgcattcagtatttaattctagcagggaaacactttcgtagtttaagtaaatataaaaacactaatggtaatcacgtaaactttaatcagcaactgtgaacaacagactatattaatacgacagtaattttaagtctaaagtagaaagaagttctaagaataactaaagagttaagtacctatttataaacgcaagttaggacgcgtatacaaactgtgaccaactaataaataatagtaactgtagtcaagactacctactatgttgattcatatttttgataattttaaaacagaagattgttatttagtctaaaacctgttaaataagaataatcttaattatgagttcaatcctagaaatattatagtcaatgctttaagtacctgggtacatagccaagtcaccaaacgctaacgctcattcgctagcgaaacgcacctgttattgtcgcactaaatgttagtatagtctactgttaaagtttactgccggcgtagctgaatggcaatcgtcgacgccagacgccgacaaaaatgcagtctggtgcaatacgcaagagcgataaagatatatagctacgaaatagatattatcgtgagcgtttgtgcatttgggtacgtaccctgattaccatagtgttttttttattacctacatctcgccacagtataataatactacgaaagcgtttccctgctagaattaaaggctgaatgcgtaacctactgactattcagacagcggcgaatactaaaaaaattactttgaatttgttgccaaagtatagtttttaagcaaatattgtttctttattacaaaactggatataaaatagtcttgttcttttttgttgctaagatagcttagataaataatacactgcattaaactaatgtagctattctatgccataggtattaagtacgttttgatacatttttccagtttttaattgtaaacttagcacaacatttgtaccatttcggttacaattacgccccgactttgtataaaaatcatctaagactgtcatttacgaccctatcaaatcatgggtgtaaaggacgttatagcattttgacgtgtcctttacaaccatatatcttctaaatcgtttagtttatcactacggttgctacactaggttaaagatactcgtaatctgcatatttttcttatacacgtcacaaata from the Leguminivora glycinivorella isolate SPB_JAAS2020 chromosome 8, LegGlyc_1.1, whole genome shotgun sequence genome contains:
- the LOC125229047 gene encoding uncharacterized 30.3 kDa protein-like yields the protein MKAFPCVGGIICIALASGIFSPAVGFDKSDGPLNSTSKLYQTGVDSGIINPEKYSFQSFLKDEQNIFRDLFGEYIAMNDTEPINYEEWLVLNNFGILPDTQESLFARKITKRSTADNKRRFVNTVRKGDILITGRGIGGLIGHAAIMTTDTWVLEMPGGRGWQNGIKDNNRQITKHKWFDQHASDWTTVLYRCPDRAAANGAAVWADHTYYNPSGGAKKTKHITYLITPDLRSTNPSYCSKLVLQAYYYGTGRKLVLDLSGVGIVVPSTIPTFFKNGYKLVNKGKY